A single window of Cytobacillus dafuensis DNA harbors:
- the spoIIR gene encoding stage II sporulation protein R, with the protein MKTKTIVRLYIMMLSIGTILSLYIPKTEVVANEPLIIPSEAIRLRILANSDREADQELKRRIRDAVNAEITEWVAELTSIEEARRLIRSRLPEIQKIAENIVEKEKLTQAVKIDFGKVDFPTKLYGEFLYPAGEYEAILITLGEGKGANWWCVLFPPLCFLDFSNGVAVSDGFEEDDQTSQTQTIKSPAEVNEDIDIVETKQEKKPSNQETIKKEAPVFVDNDEQEVEVKFFFKELWDKIFE; encoded by the coding sequence TTGAAAACAAAAACAATTGTAAGATTATATATAATGATGTTAAGTATAGGAACGATTTTGAGTTTATATATACCGAAAACGGAAGTGGTGGCAAATGAACCACTTATTATTCCGAGTGAAGCGATTAGACTGCGAATTCTAGCTAATAGTGATAGAGAAGCTGATCAGGAATTAAAAAGGCGTATAAGGGATGCCGTAAATGCTGAAATTACCGAGTGGGTGGCAGAATTAACATCAATTGAAGAGGCAAGAAGATTGATTCGCTCTAGGCTACCGGAAATACAGAAAATAGCTGAGAATATTGTAGAGAAAGAAAAATTAACGCAAGCAGTGAAAATAGATTTTGGTAAAGTAGATTTTCCAACAAAGCTATACGGTGAATTCCTTTATCCTGCAGGGGAATATGAAGCAATTCTTATTACGCTTGGTGAAGGGAAAGGGGCGAACTGGTGGTGTGTATTATTCCCGCCACTATGCTTTCTAGATTTTTCAAACGGAGTAGCTGTAAGTGACGGATTTGAAGAAGATGACCAAACGTCCCAAACACAAACAATAAAAAGCCCAGCGGAAGTGAACGAGGATATCGATATAGTTGAAACAAAACAAGAAAAAAAGCCATCTAATCAAGAAACGATAAAGAAAGAAGCACCAGTTTTTGTTGATAACGATGAACAAGAGGTTGAAGTAAAGTTCTTCTTTAAAGAGCTTTGGGATAAAATATTTGAATAA
- a CDS encoding manganese efflux pump MntP: MEAMFGEILTLSLMAFALAMDAFSVGLGMGMFKLRLRQIFKIGVTIGFFHIWMPLLGIIAGRFLSEKFGEIATYVGGGLLLILGIQMFLSGFRKERGYMITPVGTGLMLFGFSVSLDSFSVSLTLGIYGAKTILVLSCFGIMATILTWFGLLIGRKVQGWLGPYSEALGGSILLAFGLKLLFG, from the coding sequence ATGGAAGCTATGTTCGGAGAGATATTAACATTATCATTAATGGCATTCGCCTTAGCTATGGATGCCTTTTCAGTAGGATTAGGTATGGGTATGTTTAAGCTCCGCCTTAGACAAATCTTTAAAATTGGAGTTACAATCGGTTTTTTTCATATTTGGATGCCTCTTCTCGGTATCATTGCAGGAAGATTTTTATCGGAAAAATTTGGTGAGATCGCTACCTATGTGGGTGGTGGATTGCTTCTAATATTAGGGATTCAAATGTTTTTGTCAGGATTTCGCAAGGAAAGAGGGTATATGATTACCCCTGTTGGTACGGGATTAATGCTATTTGGCTTTAGTGTGAGCTTAGATAGCTTTTCAGTTAGTCTGACTTTGGGGATTTATGGAGCAAAGACGATATTGGTTTTATCATGCTTTGGTATTATGGCTACCATCTTAACTTGGTTCGGTTTACTCATTGGCCGAAAAGTTCAAGGCTGGCTTGGCCCTTACAGTGAAGCCCTCGGTGGCAGCATCCTCCTTGCATTCGGGCTCAAACTCCTTTTTGGGTAA